TTTAACGGCGCAAGCCACGTTGCAAAACTTGACGCTCGATGTGTTGAAATCTTCCGAGATTGAAGGTGCAATTCTGAACCGTGATCAGGTTCGCTCCTCGATTGCCTTGCGGCTGGGATTGGATATTGGCGCGTTAGCGCCCGCCGACCGTCATGTTGACGGCATTGTCGATATGATGCTCGATGCCACGCAAAATTATGCAAAGCCATTGAGCGTGGATCGCTTGTTTGGGTGGCACGCGGCACTATTTCCCGCTGGTTTTAGCGGTATGCATAAAATCAGAACCGGGCAATGGCGTGATGATGCAAATGGGCCGATGCAGGTGGTATCCGGCGCGCTTGGGAAAGAGCGTGTACATTTTGAAGCACCTGCGGCCGAACGCCTCAAGCAGGAAATCAATCTTTTTCTGACATGGTTTAATGATAAAAATGATACCGATGCTGTCCTCAAGGCTGGTATTGCCCATTTGTGGTTTGTCACGCTTCATCCATTCAAGGATGGCAACGGACGCATGGCGCGTGCAATTGCCGATATGGCATTAGCGCAATCCGAACAAAGTTCGCAGCGCTTTTACAGCTTGTCGGCACAAATCCGGCAAGAGCGGAAAGCTTATTACGATATGCTAGAAAAAACCCAAAAAAATGATCTCGATATCACGCTTTGGCTAGAGTGGTTTCTAAATTGCCTTGATCGTGCGATCAGCAATACGGAAGCAACGCTGGGTGATGTGCTCTATAAAGCACGGTTTTTACAGACGCATAAGAATGTATCGCTTAATGACCGTCAGCGCATTATGCTGAATAAAGTGCTGGATGGGTTTGAAGGTAAGCTGACATCGTCAAAATGGGCGAAACTTACCAAATGCTCACAGGACACGGCGCTACGAGATATTTTGGATCTGGTCGAGCGTGGCATCCTACTGAAAGATGCCGGCGGCGGGCGTAGCACCAGCTATTCGCTCAAAGATGTATCGAATGTTGGCGATCAATAAATGAAACCCCTATTGTTTACATTCCGCCGTTGTCCTTTTGCGATACGTGCCCGGCTGGCGATCACAGTCAGCGGCGTTGAAGTCGATCAGCAGGAAGTCAGTCTGCGCGCCAAACCCAAAGAAATGCTGGAATGCTCGCCCAAAGGCACCGTGCCGGTATTAAAGTTTGCCGACGGACACGTGCTTGAACAGAGCCTGGATATCATGCGATGGGCGCTTTCGATCCATGATCCCGAACACTGGGTGGATGATGACCAAGCCGTCATGAATGAAGTCATGTCGCTGATCAAGCAAAATGACGAAACGTTT
The DNA window shown above is from Nitrosomonas sp. Is35 and carries:
- a CDS encoding glutathione S-transferase translates to MKPLLFTFRRCPFAIRARLAITVSGVEVDQQEVSLRAKPKEMLECSPKGTVPVLKFADGHVLEQSLDIMRWALSIHDPEHWVDDDQAVMNEVMSLIKQNDETFKPALDLYKYAVRFPEHSEAYYREQAEPFLAELDTRLSKDGYLLGGRYTLADMAIFPFIRQFSNVNPDWFYASRYHYLIAWLDRLIGSELFQNVMQKEAE
- a CDS encoding Fic family protein; the encoded protein is MNRYIHELPDWPGFSWDHARLSGLLASVRHRQGRLIGRMEAMGFPLTAQATLQNLTLDVLKSSEIEGAILNRDQVRSSIALRLGLDIGALAPADRHVDGIVDMMLDATQNYAKPLSVDRLFGWHAALFPAGFSGMHKIRTGQWRDDANGPMQVVSGALGKERVHFEAPAAERLKQEINLFLTWFNDKNDTDAVLKAGIAHLWFVTLHPFKDGNGRMARAIADMALAQSEQSSQRFYSLSAQIRQERKAYYDMLEKTQKNDLDITLWLEWFLNCLDRAISNTEATLGDVLYKARFLQTHKNVSLNDRQRIMLNKVLDGFEGKLTSSKWAKLTKCSQDTALRDILDLVERGILLKDAGGGRSTSYSLKDVSNVGDQ